From one Diachasmimorpha longicaudata isolate KC_UGA_2023 chromosome 8, iyDiaLong2, whole genome shotgun sequence genomic stretch:
- the LOC135165126 gene encoding succinate dehydrogenase [ubiquinone] cytochrome b small subunit, mitochondrial — translation MAYLARCQVPRGVPAISKIINASSPGILVGQRSLQNVVKTYSSLVSNVRKSGVTALRPFNQNGKIGKVLIPFANQLRASSTGDHVKLWQMERVVAAAFIVLLPGVLMVQNIILDGLFAALLVMHAHWGLEAVILDYARPAVVGPLLPKILFAALYTMSIVTLAGLLALAYNGPGVGGAVKKFWAIGNK, via the exons ATGGCTTATTTGGCGAGGTGTCAGGTGCCCAGGGGAGTTCCAGCTATCTCCA AAATCATCAATGCAAGTAGTCCAGGAATTCTCGTGGGCCAAAGAAGCCTCCAAAATGTAGTAAAAACCTACTCATCGCTCGTTAGTAACGTGAGAAAATCCGGAGTCACCGCTCTGAGGCCTTTCAATCAAAATGGCAAG atcggAAAGGTATTGATACCTTTCGCCAATCAACTGAGAGCCTCTAGCACTGGAGATCATGTGAAATTATGGCAAATGGAGAGAGTTGTGGCTGCTGCCTTTATTGTTCTTCTCCCTGGAGTGCTAATGGTGCAGAATATCATCCTCGATGGGCTCTTTGCTGCTCTGTTGGTCATGCACGCCCATTG GGGCCTTGAGGCAGTTATTTTGGATTACGCAAGGCCAGCTGTGGTGGGCCCACTTCTCCCGAAAATATTATTCGCTGCCCTCTATACAATGTCAATTGTAACACTGGCTGGACTCCTAGCTTTGGCCTACAACGGGCCTGGAGTTGGTGGtgctgttaaaaaattttgggcTATCGGAAATAAGTAA